One Luteibacter sp. 9135 DNA segment encodes these proteins:
- a CDS encoding MFS transporter, with protein MSKLSSLERRSALTLAGVISLRLFGLFLILPVFSVYARALPGATPLLIGLALGVYGIGQMCLQIPLGLLSDRIGRKPAITLGLVVFAVGGVVAALSHTLTGIVLGRALQGMGAVAGAGTALAADLTCEANRGKVMGIIGVSIGMSFLLALVLGPPLEAIAGLPGLFGLTSLLAVAAIVMLCWQVPTPACQALPMTVTWRTLASMFVDTRMLVLNGSVFFLHALLTASFVGLPLLLTDVLHLPVAHHWMLYLPVLTLAAVAMGALLPRMRDIERATRVIVGCVFVLGLSLAGMAWGGNHLVVLGVAATFFFAAFNLLEAAMPSLVSRLAPAALRGAAMGAYSTSQFFGAFVGGALGGLALGRLGLYGVFGGAAAFALLWLPLVVYGTRRIAGTPGVAADESV; from the coding sequence GTGAGCAAACTCAGTTCCCTGGAGCGGCGTAGCGCGCTGACGCTGGCGGGCGTCATCAGCCTTCGCCTGTTCGGGCTTTTCCTGATCCTGCCGGTGTTTTCCGTGTATGCGCGGGCCCTGCCGGGTGCCACGCCTTTGCTGATCGGGCTCGCCCTTGGCGTTTACGGCATCGGGCAGATGTGCCTGCAGATTCCCCTGGGTCTGCTGTCAGACCGGATCGGTCGCAAGCCGGCCATTACGCTGGGTCTGGTGGTCTTCGCGGTGGGCGGGGTCGTCGCCGCGCTTTCGCATACGTTGACCGGCATCGTGCTCGGGCGAGCCCTGCAGGGCATGGGGGCCGTCGCTGGCGCCGGGACGGCACTGGCCGCCGACCTCACCTGCGAGGCCAATCGCGGCAAAGTGATGGGCATCATCGGGGTGAGCATCGGCATGTCCTTCCTGCTCGCGCTCGTTCTCGGACCACCGCTCGAGGCGATCGCCGGTCTTCCGGGGCTGTTCGGTTTGACCTCGCTCCTGGCGGTCGCTGCCATCGTCATGCTCTGCTGGCAGGTGCCCACGCCGGCGTGTCAGGCGTTGCCGATGACGGTGACCTGGCGCACGTTGGCATCGATGTTCGTGGACACGCGCATGCTCGTCCTGAACGGATCCGTCTTCTTCCTGCATGCGTTGCTGACGGCGTCCTTCGTCGGTCTGCCCCTGCTGCTCACCGACGTGCTGCACCTGCCCGTGGCGCATCACTGGATGCTCTACCTGCCCGTGTTGACCCTGGCCGCGGTGGCCATGGGAGCGCTGCTGCCGCGGATGCGTGACATCGAGCGCGCGACCCGTGTGATCGTCGGCTGCGTCTTCGTACTCGGCCTGTCCCTGGCTGGCATGGCGTGGGGCGGCAACCACCTGGTCGTCCTTGGCGTGGCGGCTACGTTCTTCTTCGCCGCCTTCAACCTGCTCGAAGCCGCCATGCCCAGCCTGGTGTCGCGCCTGGCACCCGCCGCGCTGCGGGGTGCGGCCATGGGCGCGTACTCCACGTCGCAATTCTTCGGCGCGTTCGTCGGCGGCGCGCTGGGTGGGCTGGCACTCGGCAGGCTCGGCCTTTATGGCGTGTTCGGTGGCGCGGCGGCGTTCGCCCTGCTCTGGTTGCCGCTCGTGGTGTACGGGACGCGGCGCATCGCGGGTACGCCGGGCGTGGCGGCAGACGAGTCCGTCTGA
- a CDS encoding polyprenyl synthetase family protein, which yields MDSIASRSTSLDFADVRALAADDMRYVDTLIRQRLSSDVVLINAIADHIIAGGGKRLRPMLHVLAARAAGYAGEQHAKLAAIVEFIHTSTLLHDDVVDESDMRRGRKTANALWGNAASVLVGDFLYSRSFQLMVELDDMRIMRILADTTNTIAEGEVLQLLNIGNADVDETAYLAVIERKTAVLFAAATELGGVLGGLPEAQVAALRRYGLELGYAFQIADDLLDYVSDTETLGKNIGDDLAEGKPTLPLIYAMQVADDDQLKSFRHVIEHGGLDSLDRIVSAIRDSGAIERTYEKAVIHARAAREALSALPASPYRDALAALADYSVERRF from the coding sequence ATGGACTCCATAGCATCCCGCTCGACCTCCCTCGACTTCGCCGACGTCCGTGCGCTGGCCGCCGACGACATGAGGTACGTCGACACGTTGATCCGCCAGCGGCTGTCCTCGGATGTGGTCCTGATCAATGCGATTGCGGACCACATCATTGCCGGCGGCGGCAAACGGCTCAGGCCGATGCTGCACGTTCTTGCGGCCCGTGCGGCGGGTTATGCGGGCGAGCAACACGCCAAGCTGGCGGCCATCGTCGAATTCATCCATACCTCCACGCTGCTGCACGACGACGTCGTCGACGAGTCGGACATGCGACGCGGACGCAAGACGGCCAATGCGTTGTGGGGCAATGCCGCCAGTGTCCTGGTAGGCGATTTCCTCTACTCGCGCTCGTTCCAGTTGATGGTCGAGCTCGACGACATGCGGATCATGCGCATTCTGGCCGACACCACCAACACCATCGCCGAGGGCGAGGTGCTGCAGCTGCTCAACATCGGCAATGCAGACGTGGACGAAACCGCCTACCTCGCCGTCATCGAACGGAAGACCGCCGTGCTGTTCGCCGCCGCGACCGAACTCGGCGGCGTGCTGGGTGGCTTGCCCGAGGCGCAGGTGGCAGCGCTACGGCGCTATGGGCTGGAATTGGGCTATGCCTTCCAGATCGCCGACGACCTGCTCGACTATGTCTCCGACACGGAAACGCTGGGCAAGAACATCGGCGACGATCTCGCCGAGGGCAAGCCCACCCTGCCCCTGATCTATGCCATGCAGGTGGCCGACGACGACCAGTTGAAGTCGTTCCGTCACGTCATAGAGCACGGCGGACTGGACTCGCTCGACCGCATCGTGTCGGCCATCCGGGATTCGGGTGCGATCGAGCGCACGTACGAGAAGGCCGTGATCCATGCCAGGGCGGCGCGCGAAGCGCTTTCAGCGTTGCCCGCCTCGCCTTACCGCGACGCACTGGCGGCGCTCGCCGATTACTCGGTCGAACG